The genomic stretch TGATAATCGAAAAGCCCCTGGGCATAACGATGCGGGCGTGCAAGTTGATGCTGGACGCATCGATCAGAGCTCAGAAGGTGTTGGCCGTTGCGGAAAATTACAGGCTCGCCGTGCATGAAAGGGCTAGGAGATGGGCGATCCAGCAGGGCAGAATCGGAAAACCCAGGATGTTCTTCTGGCAGGACGTCGGAGAGAACCTGGGGAAATGGGGATGGCGCAACTTCAAACACCTCGCCGGAGCGGGATGGGTCCTGGACGGGGGCGTCCACTTCGCCGATCTCTTCAGATTCCATCTGGGATCGGATGCCAGAGAGGTATACGCCATCACGAAACAGTACGAGCCCTTCCGATACAGCGACCCCAAAAACCGCAAAGGCGCCTGGAGGGTGAGCGTCGAGGACGCCTCTATGGCCCTCATAAGCTTCGATAACGATGTCCTCGTCCAGTGGACATGGGTCGGATCGGCGGCCGGACGGGGTTTCGGAAACAGGGTGATCTACGGCAGCGAGGGATGTATAGACTGGAACGGCGGTCTGTGGCTGCGCGATGGAACTCACATAGATAACGACGCCCTGATCAAGGAGTTCATGGAGAACATATCGGATGAACAGAAGGAGAAGTTCTTCCCATCCGGGATAACCGATACCGTGGCGATAGAGCTTAAGGATTTCGCCGATGCCGTCCGAATCGGCACCGTTCCGGAGGTCGATGTCATGGAGGGACTCAAAGATCAGGCGATCTGTATGGCCATATTCGAGTCGGCCTGGTTTAACAGACCCGTCTCGCTTCAGGAGATCGAACGGTGTGAGCTGGAGGGATACCAGAAGGAGATAAACGAGGCGCTGGGAATTTAGGAGTGTAGGACGTAATTTCCCTCCTATAGATTGCCTCCTGATCCCTCTCTCGAAGCACGGTGGGGAATTTCTGGCGAAGGCCCGAAGGCCCAGGGCTTTTCAATGATTTGGCATAATCAGGTGTGGTAAGGACATTCCCCTGTGCGTGCCCCTGAATCTGGCAGGCATGGGGGCTTGCCACTACAGCGCTGGCGAAAAGCGTTGAAAAC from Candidatus Poribacteria bacterium encodes the following:
- a CDS encoding Gfo/Idh/MocA family oxidoreductase, yielding MEPIKIALIGCGGMSGAHMNAFRTLWNKDLKLFDIVATCDVVEERAQERAKQAEEFQGKKPAIFTDFHDMLDKVPDIEAVDICTLHSEHHSIAVPCLEAGKHVIIEKPLGITMRACKLMLDASIRAQKVLAVAENYRLAVHERARRWAIQQGRIGKPRMFFWQDVGENLGKWGWRNFKHLAGAGWVLDGGVHFADLFRFHLGSDAREVYAITKQYEPFRYSDPKNRKGAWRVSVEDASMALISFDNDVLVQWTWVGSAAGRGFGNRVIYGSEGCIDWNGGLWLRDGTHIDNDALIKEFMENISDEQKEKFFPSGITDTVAIELKDFADAVRIGTVPEVDVMEGLKDQAICMAIFESAWFNRPVSLQEIERCELEGYQKEINEALGI